In Lentilitoribacter sp. Alg239-R112, the genomic stretch TTCGCGGCGCAACCATGATGATGGCAGCATTAATGGGCACCCCATTTGATGAAGGCACCAATGATTTTCCGCCAACCAATCTGGAAGTGACGACTGTTGATGTTGGCAACAAGGCAAATAATGTTATCGCCCAGCAGGCGGCCTTTCAATTTAACATCCGTTTTAACAACCTTTGGACTGAAGACAGCCTTCGCAAGGAAGTTGCCAAACGACTTGATGCCGCCGCACATGATTTATCTCTACGAAAAGATAAAGCCGCAACTAATTACAGGATAGAATTTCTAAATCGTGTAAGCCCTGTGTTCCTCACAAAAGATGATCGCCTCACAAAGGCACTCAGCAATGCCATTGCAGCAGTGCTGGGCGCAAAACCTCAATCATCAACAACAGGTGGCACATCGGATGCGCGTTTCATCAAAGACTATTGCCCGGTGGTGGAATTTGGTCTTGTTGGGCAAACCATGCATATGGTTGATGAGCGCGCGCGTGTCGCGGACGTGGAAAAACTCACCGAAATCTATCATGAATTTTTAAAATCCTGGTTTTCTTGAATGTCCGAAATAGGTTCTAAAAATCGAGCAATATCAGAAGCATCGCGTTATCTTTATGCTATTTTGCTGATCATTCAGAATAATCAAGAAGGTGTCAAAATAATCTTGCAATCAGGCATGAATGTTACACGTTCATTCATGGCGTATTTTTGGTGTTTGCCAGCACAATTATTTATGTGGTCATTGGTTTGGCGGCGAAATGAAATTGCGGAAGACGCCACTCACGTCGATTTTTTGATCACCGTGAGCGTTTTTGATGCAGTTGCATGGGGTATATTCGCCATTTCAATCTACTTAATTATGGTTCTTGCATCGGCAGAAAAACTTGCAGCACCCATGATCATCGCTACAAACTGGTTTAATTTGTTTGCAACATATGTCTTTTTCATTCCAGCAACGATGAATTACATCCTACCACTGGGTGATGATACTGCGATGATCATTGAGTTTGTAATATATATAACAATTGTAGGACTATATTTCCGCGTCGTTAGGCACATGCTCGGAAATCACAAATTGTTCGCATTTGCACTCACACTGGTAAATGTAGCCAGCAGCATTTTTATTTCAAGCTTCATTTATTCCACTGTATGACAAAAAGCCCACCGAATTCAAATCCAGCGGGCTTCTGTGATATTAATTTTTCTTTGCTTATGCAGCTAATTCTTCAACATCTGGGAAGAGTGAATCAAGCTCTAGGTAACAGATCATCTGATCATCAACCGGAATGATCGCACGTGTGAGCGAACGCTCAGCTTCCGGCAACACATCTGGTGCAGGCTGCAGATCTTCTTCCTTAACAGTGATCATGTCAGACACATTTTCAACCAAAAGACCAACAAGCTTATCAGCGATGTTTGTCACAATAATCGCACTACGCTCTGTTGGTTTAATTGGCGATAAACCAAGACGAATAGCCATATCGATGACAGGAATAACTGACCCACGAAGGTTGATAACACCAAGAACGTGACTTGGTGAATGTGGCAACATTGTTGATGGTGCCCAGCCGCGAATTTCGCGAACCGCCATAATATTTACGCAGAATACCTGATCCCCTAGATGAAACGATATAATTTCAATCTGGCCAGATTCTTTAACATCTGTTTGTTCGTTCATAGTGAAATCTCCAAAATCCTCTAATCGAGCCCCAAGTCGCTCATGCATTTACTCTAAATTGCCACCATTAACCTTTGGATACGCACAAAGCTGTTATCTAACTGAATATGGAATACAGGCATGCTGTTTTACAGCTTCTAGGATGGGCGTCATGCTCGAGCCGTCAAATTTGGGCTTCCCAGATACTCCGATCATGCCTTCTCTCGGTTTCTAATTTGTTAATAGCCAGATATAATTTTTAATACTGGTGCGAAACTGAATGAAAATCACGTCTCAACAGTCAAGCCTTTTGCATAGATTGAGACGAAATTTTGAAGTTGCTCTTCCAAAGCACCCCGGGAAATCGACATAAAGCGTTCTTGAAGATTAATTGCTATGATCCCGTGAACCGCTGAAAACAAAGTTCTTACCATTTGCGAGACTTCTTCCTGTTCAAGATCGGGCCGGAGCCTTAACAAAGGTGCAATAACTTTTGAGAAAGTTTCATTTGTTCGATCAAGATACCAATCCGGAATAGGCGTATTGTCATGCATCGTATGTGTAAAAAGCGATGTCCAGAGATTATAATTATCATACGCAAAGTTCATATAACGCTGAGCAAGGAGCCTCAAATTTTCTTCTGGATCTAAGTTTTCCGCGGGTTGTTGCCCAATACTTTCCGATAACATCATCAGGATGTGGCTATTTACATTTAAAATAAGATCATCAAGGTCTGTATAGGCATTATACAAACTGCCAAGCGAACAATCTGCCTCAATTGCAATATCACGTGCACGCAGACCAATAAGGCCATTTTTTTCAATTCTCCGAAACGCTGCATCAAATATACGTTGTTTCAGAAGATTTCGTTTCTCGTTGCGATTCATAATAAGCTCTTTTTTGAACATTGTTCATTTTTATGTTGAACACTGTTCATTTTTCGTCTATATCCAATTTGAACATTGTTCATATATTAAATATGAACCGTTTTGCAATGCAAAATCAAGTATGAAGTACGTATTTTGCTTGCATCAGATAAAATAAAAAGAAAGTCTGCATTATGACGAATAACCTGATGACATCCAAGCGCTTTGCACCGCTATTTTGGACGCAATTTCTGTCCGCCTTCAATGACAACCTTGTCAAAAATACGCTTATTTTTCTTATTCTTTTTAAATTGGCAGCTGAAGAAGCAGCCTCCATGGTCACGATTGCCAGCGCAGTTCTCATTCTGCCATTCTTGTTATTTTCTGCCATAGGTGGTGAAATCGCAGATAAATTTGATAAGGGTAAAGTTGCAGAACGCCTTAAGTTAATCGAAATTGGTGCTGCCATTGTTGCAGTTATCGGAATTGGCTTTTCTTCAATTTGGCTCTTGATGGTTGCCTTATTTCTATTTGGCTTTGTCTCTGCTCTATTTGGACCCGTCAAATATGGAATACTACCGGATCATATAGAGGCCAGCGAGCTCCCAAAGGCAAATGCATGGGTCGAGGCTGGGACATTTCTTGCGATTCTTCTAGGTACAATTGTTGCAGGCTTCACCTTCCGCGAAGATGCCAGCATCTGGATATTTGGCCCAATGATGATGGGTTTTTCCATCATATGTTGGATTTTTAGCCGATATATTCCACAAACAGGTGCAGCGGAACCCGAGCTTCGTATCGACACTAATATATTCCGTTCTACAGGTCGATTATTGAGTGAACTGTGGGCACAAAATAAAATACTGCACGTAAGCTGGATGGTATCCTGGTTCTGGCTTATAGGTGCAATCGTCATGTCGCTCATGCCCACAATGGTGAAACAATTACTGGGCGGCCATGAGCTTGCTGTCACAGCTTATCTGGCAATATTTGCAGTTTCAATTGGCTTAGGATCGGCATTTTCGGCGTGGTTATCTGCTGGCCGCATCGTTCTATTGCCTGCGCCAATTGGTACTGCGTTGATCGCAATGCTTCTAGGCGTTCTTTCTATTATTTTATGGAACCTTGCACCGCTACCTCCTGTAAATTCCGTGTCAGATTTCTTTGCATCGGGACCAACTGTCGAAATCGGGTTCATTTTAGGAGGATTGGCGATTGCTGGCGCTTTGATCGTCGTTCCAACATTTGCTGCTGTCCAAATGTGGGCACCCGAAAAAAATCGCGCTCGTGTGGTTGCTGCGGTTAATGTGCTCAATGCTTTGTTCATTGTGGTTGGTATTGGAATCGTGGCTGCCCTGCAGGCATTTGGTGCCACAATTCCCGAACTTCTTTTAGGTCTGGCCGTCATCAATATCATTGTCGCTGGCCTGATGCTTAAATACCAACCAACCAACCCACTGCGTGATCTTATTTCAATCATTCTTCGGTCATTTCATCGTATGGAAATAATAGGCCTTGAGAATGTGGAAAAAGCAGGTCCCGCACCAATTATTGCGCTTAATCATGTGAGTTACCTCGATGGCGGGTTAGCACTATCACTCACGGAACAAGAACCTGTATTTGCTGTTGATCATAAAGTCTCTCAGAAATGGTGGGCAAAACCGTTTTTAAAACTTTGTAATTTTATGCCGCTTGATCCCTCAAAACCGATGGCAACGCGAACACTTATCAACGCGGTTGAAGATGGAAATCCTCTTGTGATATTCCCTGAGGGGCGCATCACCGTTACGGGCGGCTTGATGAAAGTTTATGATGGTGCTGCGATGGTCGCGGATAAAACCAACTCAATGATCTTACCCGTTCGTATTGAGGGTCTTGAGCGTAGCTTATTTTCCAAACTTAGCGTCCGCGAGATTAGGAAAGCCTTGTTTCCAAAGGTCAAGGTGACAATACTTGAACCAACAAGACTTGAAATACCAGAACGCTTAAAAGGCAAGGAACGCCGCACGGCTGCAGGCGCTGCACTTTATCAACTCATGTCTGATCTTGTTTTTCAAACCACGCCTATAGAGCAAACGGTTCCTGAAAAACTCATCCTTGCTGCAAAGAAAGTAGGTTTGCGAAAGCTAGCCCTGCAAGACCCAACTTCCGGCAATATGAGTTATGGAACACTTTTAACTGGTGCATCTGTTATAGGCCGGCGCTTATCCAAAATGCTGCCGGGCGAAAAACATATCGGTGTTATGTTACCAAATGCAAATGGAGCAGCTGTTACAATATTTGGCCTGATGTCCGCTGCAAAAATCCCAGCGATGATTAACTTTACTGCGGGTGCACGTAATATTTTGTCCGCCTGCAATGCGGCGGAAGTGAAAACCATTGTTAGCTCACGCCTCTTTATCAAACATGCAAAATTGGAAGATTTAGTCGCCGAAATTGAACCTTATGTAGATATTATCTGGCTGGACGAAGTACGAAAAGAGATTTCAATTTTTGAAAAACTTGTCGGATTTCTCACACGCACGAAAATCATAACGAAAAGCGAGGTAAATGACCCGGCTGCAATCCTCTTTACGTCAGGGTCAGAAGGTGTGCCCAAAGGTGTCGTATTAACCCATCGCAATATGCTGACTAATGTTGCGCAAGCCGCCGCACGCATAGATTTTAATCCATCTGATAAACTGTTTAATGTGCTGCCAGTTTTCCATTCATTTGGGCTGACCGCTGGTACTG encodes the following:
- a CDS encoding TetR/AcrR family transcriptional regulator, with the protein product MNRNEKRNLLKQRIFDAAFRRIEKNGLIGLRARDIAIEADCSLGSLYNAYTDLDDLILNVNSHILMMLSESIGQQPAENLDPEENLRLLAQRYMNFAYDNYNLWTSLFTHTMHDNTPIPDWYLDRTNETFSKVIAPLLRLRPDLEQEEVSQMVRTLFSAVHGIIAINLQERFMSISRGALEEQLQNFVSIYAKGLTVET
- a CDS encoding acyl-[ACP]--phospholipid O-acyltransferase; amino-acid sequence: MTNNLMTSKRFAPLFWTQFLSAFNDNLVKNTLIFLILFKLAAEEAASMVTIASAVLILPFLLFSAIGGEIADKFDKGKVAERLKLIEIGAAIVAVIGIGFSSIWLLMVALFLFGFVSALFGPVKYGILPDHIEASELPKANAWVEAGTFLAILLGTIVAGFTFREDASIWIFGPMMMGFSIICWIFSRYIPQTGAAEPELRIDTNIFRSTGRLLSELWAQNKILHVSWMVSWFWLIGAIVMSLMPTMVKQLLGGHELAVTAYLAIFAVSIGLGSAFSAWLSAGRIVLLPAPIGTALIAMLLGVLSIILWNLAPLPPVNSVSDFFASGPTVEIGFILGGLAIAGALIVVPTFAAVQMWAPEKNRARVVAAVNVLNALFIVVGIGIVAALQAFGATIPELLLGLAVINIIVAGLMLKYQPTNPLRDLISIILRSFHRMEIIGLENVEKAGPAPIIALNHVSYLDGGLALSLTEQEPVFAVDHKVSQKWWAKPFLKLCNFMPLDPSKPMATRTLINAVEDGNPLVIFPEGRITVTGGLMKVYDGAAMVADKTNSMILPVRIEGLERSLFSKLSVREIRKALFPKVKVTILEPTRLEIPERLKGKERRTAAGAALYQLMSDLVFQTTPIEQTVPEKLILAAKKVGLRKLALQDPTSGNMSYGTLLTGASVIGRRLSKMLPGEKHIGVMLPNANGAAVTIFGLMSAAKIPAMINFTAGARNILSACNAAEVKTIVSSRLFIKHAKLEDLVAEIEPYVDIIWLDEVRKEISIFEKLVGFLTRTKIITKSEVNDPAAILFTSGSEGVPKGVVLTHRNMLTNVAQAAARIDFNPSDKLFNVLPVFHSFGLTAGTVLPLVSGVPVYMYPSPLHYRIVPELVYSSNATIMFGTDTFLSGYARTANSYDFRSLRYCFSGAEPVRASTQKTYMEKFGVRILEGYGVTETAPVIALNTPMHNSQGSVGRLLPGIEYKLEKVPGIDQGGRLFIKGGNVMAGYLLHDKPGQLQPLPDGWHDTGDIVTMDDIGFVTIKGRAKRFAKIAGEMVSLAAIEKLAGEVWPEHLNVVVSVPDAKKGERIILITEFEGADRKAFMEYARSQNAMDLMIPAEIKIDSVPLLGSGKIDFVAAQKLGLNEPA
- a CDS encoding chemotaxis protein CheW — translated: MNEQTDVKESGQIEIISFHLGDQVFCVNIMAVREIRGWAPSTMLPHSPSHVLGVINLRGSVIPVIDMAIRLGLSPIKPTERSAIIVTNIADKLVGLLVENVSDMITVKEEDLQPAPDVLPEAERSLTRAIIPVDDQMICYLELDSLFPDVEELAA